Proteins co-encoded in one Kutzneria chonburiensis genomic window:
- a CDS encoding FAD-dependent monooxygenase, with amino-acid sequence MDILISGASIAGPALAYWLREFGNNVTVVERSPAPRPGGYKIDVRGAAMTVLERMGIADEVRQHHTDMRGGAFLDRKGRTIVEMDADTVGFREPTDVEILRGDLARILRGATEGVEYVYGDSITAMTEHADGITVEFERSLPRRFDLVIGADGLHSTVRALAFGPEEQFLRSLGHHIAIFSVPNLLELDRWETIQAEKGRTLNVYSTRQDTEAKAAFMFASGGLTYDRRDTARQRELLAETFAPHGWIAPQLLAAMPDAPDFYFDGMSVVEMERWSTGRVALVGDAAYGPSPASGQGTSLALVGAYVLAHELAAADHQAAFAAYEKRMRHFVTVNQKQANNIKRMVAGSRFTLWLNMTMMRLMPYLPGTAKIMEKVKAEIRDVSNAVELPVTPPGLRTEPVRNDP; translated from the coding sequence ATGGACATCCTGATCTCCGGCGCCAGCATCGCCGGCCCCGCCCTCGCCTACTGGCTGCGTGAATTCGGCAACAACGTCACCGTCGTGGAGCGCTCTCCCGCGCCCCGTCCGGGCGGCTACAAGATCGACGTCCGTGGCGCGGCCATGACCGTCCTCGAGCGGATGGGCATCGCCGACGAGGTTCGCCAGCACCACACCGACATGCGCGGCGGCGCGTTCCTCGACCGCAAGGGGCGCACCATCGTCGAGATGGACGCCGACACCGTCGGCTTCCGCGAGCCCACCGACGTCGAGATCCTGCGCGGCGACCTGGCCCGCATCCTGCGCGGGGCCACCGAAGGCGTCGAGTACGTCTACGGCGACTCCATCACGGCGATGACCGAGCACGCCGACGGCATCACCGTCGAGTTCGAACGGTCACTGCCGCGCCGGTTCGACCTGGTCATCGGGGCCGACGGCCTGCACTCCACGGTCCGGGCGCTGGCTTTCGGGCCCGAGGAGCAGTTCCTGCGCTCGCTCGGCCACCACATCGCCATCTTCAGCGTGCCCAACCTGCTCGAGCTGGACCGCTGGGAGACCATCCAGGCCGAGAAGGGCCGGACGCTCAACGTCTACAGCACCCGGCAGGACACCGAAGCCAAGGCCGCCTTCATGTTCGCGTCCGGGGGGCTGACCTACGACCGGCGTGACACCGCCCGCCAGCGGGAGCTGCTGGCCGAGACCTTCGCCCCGCACGGCTGGATCGCCCCGCAGCTGCTCGCCGCCATGCCCGACGCCCCCGACTTCTACTTCGACGGTATGAGCGTCGTGGAGATGGAGCGCTGGTCCACCGGCCGCGTCGCGCTTGTCGGCGACGCCGCCTACGGCCCGTCGCCCGCCTCCGGCCAGGGCACCAGCCTGGCCCTCGTCGGCGCTTACGTGCTGGCCCACGAGCTCGCCGCCGCCGACCACCAGGCTGCCTTCGCCGCGTACGAGAAGCGCATGCGGCACTTCGTCACCGTGAACCAGAAGCAGGCCAACAACATCAAGCGCATGGTCGCCGGCTCACGGTTCACCTTGTGGCTCAACATGACCATGATGCGGCTCATGCCCTACCTGCCCGGCACCGCCAAGATCATGGAGAAGGTCAAGGCCGAGATCCGCGACGTCTCCAACGCCGTGGAACTGCCCGTGACTCCTCCCGGATTGAGGACCGAACCTGTCCGCAATGACCCCTAA
- a CDS encoding DinB family protein, with translation MTTTEQINSGQTTLTGEHADLLEALGKHRFFLRHTVQGLTDEQAALTPTASELCLGGLIKHVTRAEKGWYDFMISGPEAHSGQDFEGHVTSFRMLPGETLAGLLADYEAVAARTDELLTSGADLNQSQPLPEAPWFPPNTRWSFRRVLTHVIAETAQHAGHADIIRETIDGQKSMG, from the coding sequence ATGACCACCACCGAGCAGATCAACTCCGGGCAGACCACGCTGACCGGCGAGCACGCCGACCTGCTTGAGGCGTTGGGCAAGCACCGGTTCTTCTTGCGGCACACCGTGCAGGGCCTCACCGACGAGCAGGCCGCGCTCACGCCCACCGCCAGCGAGCTCTGCCTCGGCGGCTTGATCAAGCACGTCACCCGGGCCGAGAAGGGCTGGTACGACTTCATGATCTCGGGGCCGGAAGCCCACTCCGGCCAGGACTTCGAGGGCCACGTCACCAGCTTCCGCATGCTGCCCGGCGAGACCTTGGCCGGCCTGCTCGCCGACTACGAGGCCGTGGCCGCCCGCACCGACGAGCTGCTCACCTCCGGCGCCGACCTCAACCAGAGCCAGCCCCTGCCCGAGGCCCCGTGGTTCCCGCCGAACACCCGCTGGTCGTTCCGCCGCGTGCTCACCCACGTCATCGCCGAGACCGCCCAGCACGCCGGCCACGCCGACATCATCCGCGAGACCATCGACGGTCAGAAGAGCATGGGCTGA
- a CDS encoding pyridoxamine 5'-phosphate oxidase family protein: MGGFHDGELAVQERAGVRYLAQRLGPMLAPPDLSGGAGRFLAGRDLAVITARDHSGRLWTSPLVAHAGFLDGYNALLHVNALPHKGDPLHDLPAGQQIGMVAIDFAARRRMRVNGLLTRVDGGLHIEVEQAYGNCPQHINPDHRLPPAPHPSLTDRAALIGAADTFFLGTIHPVRGADASHRGGDSGFVHLSGDDLWWDDLPGNNMFNSLGNIAANDEAALLFLDFDTGARLHLSGRAEIEWIGTDRRVHFRVEARK; the protein is encoded by the coding sequence ATGGGCGGCTTCCACGACGGCGAGCTGGCCGTGCAGGAGCGGGCCGGCGTGCGCTACCTGGCTCAGCGGCTCGGCCCCATGCTCGCGCCGCCCGACCTCTCCGGCGGCGCCGGGCGGTTCCTGGCCGGGCGCGATCTGGCCGTCATCACCGCTCGCGACCATTCCGGCCGGCTCTGGACGTCCCCTCTGGTCGCCCACGCCGGCTTCCTCGACGGCTACAACGCCCTACTGCACGTCAATGCCTTGCCACACAAGGGTGATCCGCTGCACGACCTGCCCGCCGGGCAGCAGATCGGCATGGTCGCCATCGACTTCGCCGCCCGGCGGCGGATGCGCGTCAACGGCTTGCTCACCCGGGTGGACGGCGGTCTGCACATCGAGGTCGAGCAGGCTTACGGCAACTGTCCCCAGCACATCAACCCCGACCACCGCCTGCCGCCCGCGCCGCACCCTTCGCTCACCGACCGGGCCGCCCTGATCGGGGCCGCCGACACCTTCTTCCTCGGCACCATCCATCCCGTCCGCGGCGCCGACGCCTCCCACCGGGGCGGCGACTCCGGCTTCGTCCACCTCTCCGGCGACGACCTGTGGTGGGACGACCTGCCCGGCAACAACATGTTCAACAGCCTCGGCAACATCGCCGCCAACGACGAGGCCGCCTTGCTCTTCCTCGACTTCGACACCGGTGCCCGCCTGCACCTGTCCGGCCGCGCCGAGATCGAGTGGATCGGCACGGACCGGCGGGTGCATTTTCGGGTGGAGGCAAGGAAATAG
- a CDS encoding FAD-dependent monooxygenase, with product MTVLVVGAGPTGLTMALDLARRGVPVRVIDKAPAYFVGSRGKGIQDRTLEVFADLGIRDEIMAAGRHMTSRTYVSGEHTTDRTVTSLIIPQWQVEETLRDKLGEYGVKVELDTELLDLDGTTNHGRIDHDYLVACDGGRSTVRKRLGVPFEGETADGEHLMLLGDAEVSGLDPDLWHMWIGNGFYALCPFRTVPQWQVQIVPPEPLGEQPSLEVFQRLFDEMVGLPGVTLSNPTWLSTYRVNVRMVRDFRVGKVFLAGDAAHVHPPAGGLGMNTGIQDAYNLGWKLAAVINGEAGDALLDTYEAERRPIAEWTLDTSSTGLRKIAEAVQAGTGGLDAAVSPEHKQLGLGYPHSPLSRNLVSWDGPAAGWRAPWQDSLRRQDFTLLTFDDVRVLVRPDGYIGVVGGPDDDLSVATYLMDK from the coding sequence ATGACGGTATTGGTGGTGGGGGCCGGCCCGACCGGCCTGACCATGGCGCTGGACCTGGCCCGGCGGGGTGTGCCGGTGCGGGTGATCGACAAGGCGCCGGCCTACTTCGTGGGCTCGCGGGGCAAGGGGATCCAGGACCGCACCCTGGAGGTGTTCGCGGACCTCGGGATCCGGGACGAGATCATGGCGGCCGGCCGGCACATGACGTCGCGGACGTACGTGAGCGGCGAGCACACCACCGACAGGACGGTGACCTCGCTGATCATTCCGCAGTGGCAGGTCGAGGAGACGCTGCGGGACAAGCTCGGCGAGTACGGCGTGAAGGTGGAGCTGGACACCGAGCTGCTCGATCTCGACGGCACGACGAACCACGGCCGGATCGACCACGACTACCTGGTCGCCTGCGACGGCGGCCGCAGCACGGTCCGCAAGCGGCTGGGCGTGCCGTTCGAGGGCGAGACGGCCGACGGCGAACACCTGATGCTGCTCGGCGACGCCGAGGTCAGCGGCCTGGACCCGGATCTCTGGCACATGTGGATCGGGAACGGTTTCTACGCGCTGTGCCCCTTCCGCACGGTCCCGCAGTGGCAGGTGCAGATCGTGCCGCCGGAGCCGCTCGGCGAGCAGCCCTCGCTCGAGGTGTTCCAACGCCTGTTCGACGAGATGGTCGGCCTGCCGGGGGTGACGCTGAGCAACCCGACCTGGCTGTCGACCTACCGGGTGAACGTCCGGATGGTGCGCGACTTCCGGGTGGGCAAGGTCTTCCTGGCCGGCGACGCGGCGCACGTGCATCCGCCGGCCGGCGGCCTCGGCATGAACACCGGCATCCAGGACGCGTACAACCTGGGCTGGAAACTGGCCGCGGTGATCAACGGCGAGGCCGGCGACGCGCTGCTCGACACCTACGAGGCGGAGCGGCGGCCGATCGCCGAGTGGACGCTGGACACCAGCTCGACCGGGCTGCGGAAGATCGCCGAGGCGGTGCAGGCCGGCACCGGCGGCCTCGACGCGGCCGTCAGCCCGGAGCACAAGCAGCTGGGGCTCGGCTACCCACACAGTCCCTTGTCCCGCAACCTGGTCAGCTGGGACGGGCCGGCCGCCGGCTGGCGCGCACCGTGGCAGGACTCGTTGCGGCGACAGGACTTCACCCTGTTGACCTTCGACGACGTGCGGGTGCTGGTCCGCCCCGACGGCTACATCGGCGTCGTCGGCGGGCCGGACGACGACCTGAGCGTGGCGACGTACCTAATGGATAAGTAG
- a CDS encoding TetR/AcrR family transcriptional regulator, protein MSSRDVLLKAAAEEFARSGLKGTRIREIVQRSGVNERMIYHHFGSKEGLFKAVMEDAFGGVGQALREVLAEAVRLEPYEGMRMAFTTLFDLVHSRPLLVPLALQEGIGGWGVRPPLAAEQLPAQLRDLHERGVAAGIFRSDVDFDVLYATTVITLMATPGTAGRFSLLAERSMDELRDQIVALLLDGLTGGDR, encoded by the coding sequence ATGAGCAGTCGGGACGTGTTGCTGAAAGCCGCCGCCGAGGAGTTCGCGCGCAGCGGGCTCAAGGGGACGCGGATCCGGGAGATCGTGCAGCGCTCCGGCGTGAACGAGCGGATGATCTACCACCACTTCGGCAGCAAGGAAGGGCTGTTCAAGGCGGTCATGGAGGACGCGTTCGGCGGCGTCGGCCAGGCCTTGCGCGAGGTGCTGGCCGAGGCCGTGCGGCTGGAGCCGTACGAGGGCATGCGGATGGCGTTCACCACGCTGTTCGACCTCGTGCACAGCCGGCCACTGCTGGTTCCGTTGGCGCTACAGGAGGGCATCGGGGGCTGGGGTGTGCGCCCGCCGCTTGCCGCCGAGCAACTGCCGGCACAACTGCGTGACCTGCACGAACGCGGTGTCGCCGCCGGCATTTTCCGGTCCGATGTGGACTTCGACGTGCTGTACGCGACGACCGTGATCACGCTGATGGCGACACCGGGCACCGCGGGCCGGTTCTCGCTGCTGGCCGAGCGAAGCATGGACGAGCTGCGCGACCAGATCGTCGCGCTGCTGTTGGACGGACTGACAGGGGGAGACCGATGA